The window TCGTGCTCGGCGGGCTGCTGATCTCAGCCGGCGCGGCAATCGTCATGGGCACCTGGGCGACGCTGCCGGTGTTCGCCACCTGCATGGTCGTCCAGGGCCTGGCGCAGTCCACCGGCTGGTCAGGGTTGTGCAAGAACATCGGGAGCTTCTTCGCCACCCATGAACGCGGCCGCATCCTCGGCCTGTGGAGCACCTGCTATGCCTTCGGCGGGCTGGTGGCCTCGCCGTTCGCCGGCTGGTGGGCCTACTCCATCTTCGGCACCTGGCACGCGGCGTTCTACTCCAGTGCCGCCGTGGTGGGCGGCGTGGCGTTGCTGTTCCTCCTGCTGCAACGCAATCGCCCGCAGGATGTCGGTCTGCCGCCCGTGGAAGACGAACCCGAAGCGGTTCGCTACGCCGGTTTCAAACCCGAGGGGCAGAACCCCGGCGTCGGCGAAACCCTGCGCCTTGTGCTGGGCAACCGTACCGTACTGACCCTCGGGCTGGCCTACTTCCTGCTCAAGCCGGCGCGCTACGCCATCCTCCTCTGGGGACCGGTGATCGTGTACGAACGCATGCCCGGCCTGGGCAAGGTTGGCGCGGCCATCCTGCCGACCTCCTTCGAGATCGCCGGCCTGCTCGGTCCGATCCTGATCGGCCTGGCCTCGGACAAGCTCTTCGGCGCGCGGCGCATGCCGGCCTGCGTGATCAGCCTGATCGGCCTGACCGCCTGCCTCGCACTGTTCGTCCCGGCCATGCAGACCGGCAGCAGCCTGCTGGTGTTCGGCCTGCTGTTCATGATGGGCCTGACCCTCTACGGACCGGATTCGATGATCAGCGGCGCCGCCGCCATCGACTTCGGCACCGGCAAGGCCGCTGCCACCGCCGCTGGCTTCGTCAACGGTTGCGGCTCGGTCGGCGCGATCCTCGGCGGGCTGCTGCCGGGCTACTTCGATACCTACTCGGTGTTCATCGGCTTCACCGTTGCCGCCCTGGTGTCGGCCGGCATCCTGCTGCCGCACTGGAACAGCCTGCCCGAAGGTACGGCGACCAACGCGCGCGTACCCAACCGCTCCGTCAAGGTGCGCATGGCGCGCTCCTGATTCCCCGGCACAGGGAAGTGCCCCAGCCCTACAAGGTCACCCCATGAACATAGAACGCTTTGGTGTGGTACAGCGCCGCGCCGAAATGGTCCTGCACGCCCACACCCTCTACATCGGTGGGCAGGTCGCCAGCGACACCAGCGCCGATATCGAAGGCCAGACCCTCGAGGTACTGCTCGGGATTGAACGACTGCTGGAAAGTGTCGGCGGCGACCGCACGCATCTGCTGACGGTGCGCATCCTGCTGGCCCGCCGCGAGGACTACGCCGGGCTCAATCGCGTGTGGGACGCCTTCTTCCCCTTCGGCCACGCCCCGGCCCGCGCCTGCACCCTGGCAGAACTGATCGATCCGGCATGGCGCGTCGAGATGATCGCCACCGCCGCCCTGCCCAATCGCTGAACACGGAGAATCCCATGCGTCCCTTCTGGCTTGAACAGGCCCTGCAGCACGATCAGGAGCGCGCCGCGCCGCTCCAGGAGAACACCCGCGCCGATGTCTGCATCGTCGGCGGCGGCTACACCGGTCTGTGGACTGCGATCATGCTCAAGGAGCAAAACCCGGAGCTCGACGTGGTGATCGTCGAGGCCGACATCTGCGGCGCCGGCGCCAGCGGTCGCAACGGTGGCTGCGCGCTGTCCTGGTCGGCCAAGTTCTTCACCCTCGAACGATTGTTCGGCCTGGCGGAAGCGATTCGCCTGGTGCAAGCGTCCGAACGCAGCATCCACGCCATCGGTGAGTTCTGCCAGCGCTACGGCGTGGATGCCGACTACCGCCTCGACGGCACGCTGTATACCGCCACCAACGCCGCCCAGGTCGGCGCCACCGACGGCGTGATCGCGGCGCTGGAAAAGCATGGCATCAACTCCTTCAGCAAGCGTCCGCTGGAAGATGTGCAGCGTATGGCCGGTTCGCGCAAGCATCTGGAGGGCTGGTTCTCCCCTGCCGCCGCCAGCGTGCAGCCGGGCAAGCTGGTGCGCGGCCTGCGGCGCGTAGCGCTGCAACTGGGCGTGCGGCTGTACGAGGGCAGCCCGATGATCGGCCTGGACCACGGCCGGCCTGCCACCGTGCGGACCACCCTGGGAGCGGTGAGCGCCGACCGCGTGGTGCTGGCGATCAATGCCTGGATGGCGCGCGCCTTCCCGCAATTCGAACGCAGTGTGGCGATCGTCTCCAGCGACATGGTGATTACCGAGCCGAGGC of the Pseudomonas sp. PSE14 genome contains:
- a CDS encoding FAD-dependent oxidoreductase, encoding MRPFWLEQALQHDQERAAPLQENTRADVCIVGGGYTGLWTAIMLKEQNPELDVVIVEADICGAGASGRNGGCALSWSAKFFTLERLFGLAEAIRLVQASERSIHAIGEFCQRYGVDADYRLDGTLYTATNAAQVGATDGVIAALEKHGINSFSKRPLEDVQRMAGSRKHLEGWFSPAAASVQPGKLVRGLRRVALQLGVRLYEGSPMIGLDHGRPATVRTTLGAVSADRVVLAINAWMARAFPQFERSVAIVSSDMVITEPRPDLLAEIGLTSGVTVLDSRIFVHYYHNTPDGRIMLGKGGNTFAYGGRMLPVFDRPSPYLGLLRESLNEFFPAFADVPIAASWNGPSDRSVTGLPFFGRLGEPGNVFYGFGYSGSGVGPCHMGGQILSSLVLGQDNDWTRSPLTQGPLGHFPPEPIRYVGSLMVRNAIRRKEHAEDRGHRPRRLDVRLARFAAAAGKADKA
- a CDS encoding RidA family protein → MNIERFGVVQRRAEMVLHAHTLYIGGQVASDTSADIEGQTLEVLLGIERLLESVGGDRTHLLTVRILLARREDYAGLNRVWDAFFPFGHAPARACTLAELIDPAWRVEMIATAALPNR
- a CDS encoding MFS transporter, translated to MLTPQGNATPRSPLASIQRWRWQIFAITWLAYAAFYFTRKAFSVAKLGIAEDPSFHLDKAMMANLDATYLAAYAVGQFTWGVLADRFGPRVVVLGGLLISAGAAIVMGTWATLPVFATCMVVQGLAQSTGWSGLCKNIGSFFATHERGRILGLWSTCYAFGGLVASPFAGWWAYSIFGTWHAAFYSSAAVVGGVALLFLLLQRNRPQDVGLPPVEDEPEAVRYAGFKPEGQNPGVGETLRLVLGNRTVLTLGLAYFLLKPARYAILLWGPVIVYERMPGLGKVGAAILPTSFEIAGLLGPILIGLASDKLFGARRMPACVISLIGLTACLALFVPAMQTGSSLLVFGLLFMMGLTLYGPDSMISGAAAIDFGTGKAAATAAGFVNGCGSVGAILGGLLPGYFDTYSVFIGFTVAALVSAGILLPHWNSLPEGTATNARVPNRSVKVRMARS